Proteins encoded together in one Desulfovibrio porci window:
- a CDS encoding FlxA-like family protein has product MEVGSAYNANSLWDLNAITDVDSSARKSSSASRSGASGDTVDISDEAKKLFSEKIHKYDGGSATATAADEGRDGGSGGGAGGSSASGADNTESIRKQIDSLKSQLMSLASQISGGAADAGITGKMNALQSQIAALEAQLNASEQA; this is encoded by the coding sequence ATGGAAGTCGGATCCGCATACAATGCCAACAGCCTTTGGGATCTTAACGCCATCACCGACGTGGATTCGTCCGCGCGGAAATCCTCGTCCGCGAGCCGGAGCGGCGCTTCCGGCGATACGGTGGATATTTCCGACGAGGCCAAAAAGCTCTTTTCGGAAAAGATCCACAAGTATGACGGCGGCAGCGCCACGGCCACGGCGGCGGACGAAGGCCGGGACGGCGGGTCCGGCGGCGGAGCGGGCGGTTCGTCCGCTTCGGGCGCCGACAACACGGAAAGCATCAGAAAGCAGATTGATTCGCTCAAGAGCCAGCTGATGAGTCTGGCCTCGCAGATCAGCGGCGGCGCGGCGGACGCGGGGATCACCGGCAAGATGAACGCCCTGCAGTCCCAGATCGCCGCGCTGGAGGCGCAGCTCAACGCCTCCGAACAGGCCTGA
- the rbr gene encoding rubrerythrin: MKSLKGTQTEKNILTAFAGESQARNRYDYFASKAKSDGYVLVRDIFTETALQEKEHAKRLFKFLEGGEVEIQAAYPAGVIADSEANLIAAAGGENYEHTQMYPSFAAVADKEGFSEIAAVMRNIAVAEAYHEKRFLKLADDIKEGRMFMRSKPTVWRCLNCGCLVEGANAPEVCPACAHPKAYFEELNYTF, from the coding sequence ATGAAATCACTGAAAGGCACCCAGACTGAAAAAAATATTCTGACCGCGTTCGCCGGCGAGTCCCAGGCCCGCAACCGTTACGATTATTTCGCCTCCAAGGCCAAGTCGGACGGCTATGTGCTCGTGCGCGACATCTTTACGGAAACCGCCCTGCAGGAAAAGGAACACGCCAAGCGTCTCTTCAAGTTCCTGGAAGGCGGCGAAGTGGAAATTCAGGCGGCCTATCCCGCCGGGGTCATCGCGGACAGCGAGGCCAATCTGATAGCCGCCGCCGGCGGCGAGAATTACGAGCACACCCAGATGTATCCTTCCTTCGCCGCCGTGGCCGACAAGGAAGGCTTTTCCGAAATCGCCGCTGTCATGCGCAATATCGCCGTGGCCGAAGCCTATCACGAAAAGCGTTTTCTGAAACTGGCCGACGACATCAAGGAAGGGCGCATGTTCATGCGTTCCAAGCCCACGGTCTGGCGCTGCCTCAACTGCGGCTGTCTGGTGGAGGGCGCCAACGCGCCGGAGGTCTGCCCCGCCTGTGCCCATCCCAAGGCCTATTTTGAGGAACTGAACTATACGTTTTAA